One window of the Microvirga mediterraneensis genome contains the following:
- a CDS encoding two-component system sensor histidine kinase NtrB: MTGMNDLIMNALPIPVLMIGPEHRIVHANAAAESFFEMSLRMMLRQKLSDFLPFGSPVMALVEDVRQRGSSVSEHRVDIGSPRLGAERIVDVSASPLGDDTDHVIVMLQERTIADKMNRQLTHRGAARSITALGALLAHEIKNPLSGIRGAAQLLEQSASEDDRLLTRLICDETDRIVKLVERMELFGEERPVERGPVNIHGVLDHVKRLAQSGFARHIRFVENYDPSLPPVLGNRDQLIQVILNLVKNAAEAVGIDAPDGEIVLSTAFRTGVRLQVPGSQERVSLPIDLSVTDNGPGIPPELMTDLFDPFVTTKVQGSGLGLALVAKIVGDHGGIVECEPAPRRTTFRILLPMHRADDGRGAEL; this comes from the coding sequence ATGACGGGCATGAACGACCTGATCATGAATGCGCTGCCGATCCCGGTTCTGATGATAGGGCCGGAGCACCGCATCGTGCATGCCAATGCGGCGGCCGAATCCTTCTTCGAGATGAGCCTGCGCATGATGCTGCGCCAGAAGCTCAGCGATTTCCTGCCCTTCGGCTCGCCGGTGATGGCCCTGGTGGAGGATGTTCGCCAGCGCGGCTCCAGCGTCAGCGAGCATCGGGTCGATATCGGCAGCCCGCGCCTTGGTGCGGAGCGCATCGTCGACGTATCAGCCAGCCCTTTGGGCGACGACACCGATCATGTGATCGTCATGCTCCAGGAGCGGACGATCGCCGACAAGATGAACCGTCAGCTGACCCATCGCGGCGCTGCCCGGTCGATCACGGCCTTGGGCGCGCTTCTGGCGCATGAGATCAAGAATCCCCTGTCGGGCATCCGTGGTGCGGCGCAACTCCTCGAGCAATCGGCCAGCGAGGATGACCGGCTGCTGACGCGCCTGATCTGCGACGAGACCGACCGGATCGTGAAGCTCGTGGAGCGCATGGAGCTGTTCGGCGAGGAAAGGCCCGTGGAACGGGGACCCGTGAACATCCATGGCGTGCTCGATCACGTGAAGCGCCTCGCGCAGTCGGGTTTTGCCCGGCATATCCGCTTCGTCGAGAACTACGATCCGTCGCTCCCGCCCGTGCTCGGCAACCGCGATCAGTTGATCCAGGTCATTCTGAACCTGGTCAAGAACGCGGCCGAAGCCGTCGGCATCGATGCGCCGGACGGCGAGATCGTTCTCTCCACGGCCTTCCGTACCGGCGTCCGGCTCCAGGTGCCCGGCTCCCAGGAGCGGGTCAGCCTTCCGATCGATCTGAGCGTCACGGACAACGGTCCCGGCATTCCTCCCGAGCTTATGACCGATCTCTTCGATCCGTTCGTAACGACGAAGGTTCAGGGCAGCGGCCTGGGGCTCGCCCTCGTGGCGAAGATCGTGGGCGATCACGGCGGAATCGTCGAATGCGAGCCGGCGCCCAGACGAACCACTTTTCGAATTCTCCTGCCCATGCACCGCGCCGACGACGGTCGCGGGGCCGAATTGTGA
- the dusB gene encoding tRNA dihydrouridine synthase DusB, which translates to MSFDQKIGANGFDIGPVRVEAAAILAPLSGVTDVAFRRIANRLGAGLVVSEMVASDELVQGSEEAQLRAEGAGIEPHVVQLAGCEPHWMAEAARVAEGAGARIIDINMGCPAKRVIGGYAGSALMRDLDHAARLIEATVQAASVPVTVKMRLGWDHDTLNAPELARRAESLGVQAVTVHGRTRQQFYKGQADWNAIAAVVRNVGIPVIANGDIGTLDDARKCLSASGAAAVMIGRSAVGRPWLVGQIGGALQGVTIPDPSPEDMTGIAVEHYEGLLSLYGERTGVRHARKHLAAYADVARASGFHIPPSVRTALVTSEEPRAVTDLLRSLYRHQDREAA; encoded by the coding sequence ATGAGTTTTGATCAAAAAATAGGCGCAAACGGTTTCGACATCGGCCCTGTGCGTGTCGAGGCGGCGGCCATTCTTGCACCTTTGTCCGGAGTTACGGATGTCGCATTCCGGCGCATTGCCAACCGTCTGGGGGCTGGTCTCGTCGTGTCCGAGATGGTGGCTTCCGACGAGCTGGTCCAAGGTTCGGAAGAAGCGCAGCTGAGAGCCGAAGGGGCCGGAATCGAGCCTCACGTCGTCCAGCTGGCCGGCTGCGAGCCGCATTGGATGGCCGAGGCCGCCCGGGTCGCCGAGGGGGCAGGGGCGCGCATCATCGACATCAATATGGGTTGCCCGGCCAAGCGCGTGATCGGCGGCTATGCCGGGTCGGCGCTCATGCGCGATCTCGACCATGCGGCCCGGCTGATAGAGGCGACCGTCCAGGCCGCCAGCGTTCCCGTGACGGTCAAGATGCGGCTCGGCTGGGATCATGACACCCTCAACGCGCCGGAGCTGGCCCGCCGCGCCGAGAGCCTTGGCGTGCAGGCCGTGACGGTGCACGGCCGGACACGTCAGCAATTCTACAAGGGCCAAGCGGACTGGAACGCGATCGCGGCTGTTGTCCGGAACGTCGGCATCCCTGTGATCGCCAATGGCGATATCGGCACGCTCGACGATGCGAGAAAATGCCTGTCGGCTTCCGGTGCGGCTGCCGTGATGATCGGGCGCTCCGCCGTCGGCCGACCCTGGCTCGTGGGCCAGATCGGCGGTGCCCTGCAGGGTGTAACGATCCCCGATCCCTCGCCCGAAGACATGACCGGGATTGCCGTCGAGCATTACGAGGGCCTCCTGTCCCTCTACGGGGAAAGGACCGGCGTTCGCCATGCCCGCAAGCATCTCGCCGCCTATGCGGACGTGGCCAGGGCTTCGGGCTTCCACATCCCGCCGAGCGTCAGGACGGCGCTCGTCACATCCGAGGAACCCAGGGCCGTGACTGACTTGCTGCGCTCCCTTTACCGCCATCAGGATCGAGAGGCGGCATGA
- a CDS encoding bifunctional 2-C-methyl-D-erythritol 4-phosphate cytidylyltransferase/2-C-methyl-D-erythritol 2,4-cyclodiphosphate synthase, which yields MSVAALIVAAGRGSRAGEGAPKQYRELGGMQVLARTLSAFLEYPEIGHTVVVIHPDDLALYEEAVAVLPTPSATLLPCVHGGATRQDSVKNGLEALSGLDPELILVHDAARPFAGSDLIERAIEAARRWGAAVPGTPVTDTIKVIGEQSEVLSTPDRSTLRAVQTPQAFRFPLLLDAHRRAAAAGLHAFTDDGALAEWAGLPVHVFEGDGGNIKLTHPADFQEAERRLKGNTMAYVTRLGTGFDVHAFGDGDHIWLGGIRVPHDRGVLAHSDGDVILHALTDAILGALADGDIGTHFPPSDPQWRGASSDRFLAHAVGLVAERGGLLDHLDATLLCEKPRLGPHREAMRQRIAGIAGLRLDQVSLKATTTEKLGFTGRAEGIAAQAAATIRLPEVSA from the coding sequence ATGTCAGTTGCCGCCCTCATCGTTGCTGCCGGTCGCGGATCAAGAGCGGGCGAAGGGGCACCCAAGCAATATCGGGAACTTGGCGGGATGCAGGTCCTGGCGAGGACGCTCTCCGCCTTTCTCGAATATCCCGAGATCGGCCACACCGTGGTAGTGATCCATCCCGACGACCTGGCGCTCTATGAAGAAGCCGTCGCGGTCCTGCCAACTCCCTCCGCGACATTGCTGCCATGCGTTCATGGTGGTGCGACAAGGCAGGATTCGGTGAAGAACGGCCTGGAGGCCCTCTCGGGCCTCGATCCGGAACTCATTCTCGTTCACGATGCCGCGCGTCCATTCGCCGGCTCCGACCTGATCGAGAGGGCCATCGAGGCGGCTCGGCGCTGGGGCGCCGCCGTTCCGGGAACGCCCGTCACCGATACGATCAAGGTGATCGGAGAGCAATCGGAAGTGCTCTCCACGCCGGACCGTTCGACGCTCAGGGCCGTGCAGACGCCGCAGGCTTTTCGTTTCCCGCTTCTTCTCGATGCGCATCGCCGGGCCGCGGCGGCAGGCCTCCACGCCTTCACGGATGATGGCGCTCTCGCGGAATGGGCCGGTCTGCCGGTCCATGTCTTCGAAGGCGATGGCGGCAACATCAAGCTCACGCATCCGGCGGATTTTCAGGAGGCTGAGAGGCGTTTGAAAGGAAACACAATGGCTTACGTAACCCGCCTCGGGACGGGATTCGACGTCCATGCCTTTGGAGATGGTGATCATATCTGGCTCGGCGGCATCAGGGTTCCCCATGACCGCGGGGTGCTCGCCCATTCGGACGGGGATGTGATCCTTCACGCCCTCACGGACGCGATCCTCGGCGCCCTCGCGGACGGTGATATCGGCACTCATTTCCCGCCGAGCGACCCGCAATGGCGCGGCGCTTCCTCCGACCGGTTCCTGGCCCACGCGGTTGGGCTCGTCGCCGAACGGGGCGGCCTCCTGGATCATCTCGACGCCACCCTCCTGTGCGAGAAGCCGCGCCTCGGCCCTCATCGGGAGGCGATGCGGCAGCGGATCGCCGGGATCGCCGGGCTTCGCCTGGACCAGGTCTCGCTCAAGGCGACGACGACGGAGAAGCTTGGATTTACCGGCCGCGCCGAGGGAATCGCCGCTCAGGCGGCCGCAACGATCCGCCTGCCGGAGGTGAGCGCATGA
- a CDS encoding CinA family protein — protein MTPEIKARVAALLDAYKAKGLKIATAESCTGGLVAALLTEISGSSAVVERGFVTYSNEAKTELIGVPADLIAAHGAVSEPVARAMAEGALAHSRADVAVGITGVAGPSGGTAAKPVGLVHFGLTRKGAATVHLERRYGDLGRENVRRRAVEDALSLLEQALR, from the coding sequence ATGACGCCCGAAATCAAGGCTCGCGTCGCGGCGCTGCTCGACGCCTACAAGGCCAAGGGCCTGAAGATCGCCACCGCCGAATCCTGCACCGGCGGCCTCGTGGCCGCCCTGCTGACGGAGATCTCCGGCTCCTCGGCCGTCGTGGAGCGTGGATTCGTGACTTATTCCAACGAGGCGAAAACCGAGCTGATCGGTGTCCCGGCGGACCTGATCGCTGCGCACGGAGCCGTCAGCGAGCCGGTGGCCCGCGCCATGGCCGAGGGGGCGCTGGCCCATTCCCGGGCCGACGTGGCCGTCGGCATCACGGGCGTGGCCGGCCCGAGCGGCGGAACGGCCGCGAAGCCGGTGGGTCTCGTCCATTTTGGCCTCACCCGCAAGGGAGCCGCGACGGTTCATCTGGAGCGGCGCTACGGCGATCTCGGCCGCGAGAACGTCCGCCGCCGGGCGGTGGAGGACGCCCTGTCCCTGCTGGAGCAGGCCCTTCGCTGA
- a CDS encoding type II toxin-antitoxin system RatA family toxin, whose product MPTFRTTRSVQHSPAQMFALVADVERYPEFVPLCEDLRIMRRVQSGEGIESLVATMSVGYKAIKETFTTRVTLDDPRRKITVEYVDGPFKYLENRWTFRETPGGGCEVEFYINYEFKSFALGLLMGSVFDKAFRKFTEAFEERADEIYGTPSQAQAGARRA is encoded by the coding sequence ATGCCGACCTTTCGCACCACGCGTTCCGTCCAGCATAGTCCGGCCCAGATGTTCGCCCTCGTGGCCGATGTGGAGCGCTATCCGGAATTCGTGCCGCTGTGCGAGGACTTGAGAATCATGCGTCGGGTCCAGAGCGGCGAAGGCATCGAGTCCCTCGTGGCCACCATGTCGGTGGGCTACAAGGCCATCAAGGAGACCTTCACCACCCGGGTGACGCTGGACGATCCGCGCCGGAAGATCACGGTCGAATACGTGGACGGCCCATTCAAGTATCTCGAGAACCGCTGGACCTTTCGGGAAACGCCCGGCGGCGGCTGCGAGGTGGAGTTCTACATCAACTACGAGTTCAAGAGCTTCGCCCTGGGCCTGCTCATGGGGTCCGTCTTCGACAAGGCCTTCCGCAAGTTCACCGAGGCCTTCGAGGAGCGGGCGGACGAGATCTACGGCACGCCCTCCCAGGCGCAGGCCGGGGCGAGAAGGGCCTGA
- a CDS encoding AAA family ATPase, with amino-acid sequence MQRILVIGSPGAGKSTLASRLAGRLDLPLIHLDREYFGPGWTMPSKEEWRDRVRALAARPAWIMDGNYASTFDIRVPRATTIVWLDLPRWQCASSVLWRVARNYGRSRPDLGSAGPERFDWSFMRWIWSYPDRMRPKTLRMLERLRADQKVHVLRSRSDIPALEAALSTVKEAA; translated from the coding sequence ATGCAGCGCATTCTGGTCATCGGCAGCCCGGGCGCGGGCAAGAGCACCCTGGCGAGCCGCCTCGCCGGACGCCTCGACCTGCCGCTGATCCATCTCGACCGGGAATATTTCGGCCCAGGCTGGACCATGCCGTCCAAGGAGGAGTGGCGCGATCGGGTCCGGGCGCTTGCTGCCCGGCCGGCCTGGATCATGGACGGCAATTACGCCAGCACCTTCGATATCCGTGTGCCCCGCGCTACGACGATCGTCTGGCTCGACCTGCCGCGCTGGCAATGCGCTTCCAGCGTGCTCTGGCGCGTGGCGCGCAATTACGGCCGCTCGCGGCCGGATCTCGGGTCCGCCGGGCCCGAGCGCTTCGACTGGTCCTTCATGCGCTGGATCTGGTCCTATCCCGACAGGATGCGGCCGAAGACCCTACGCATGCTGGAGCGTCTGCGCGCGGACCAGAAGGTCCACGTGCTGCGTTCCCGTTCCGACATTCCGGCCCTGGAGGCCGCGCTTTCAACCGTCAAAGAGGCCGCCTGA
- the lipA gene encoding lipoyl synthase: MAVVLDLLNKDQRPRHPEKAHRPDQPVQQRKPEWIRVKAPGSPKWAETNRIVRENKLVTVCEEAGCPNIGECWEKKHATFMIMGDTCTRACAFCNVKTGMPQALDPNEPESVAKAVEKLGLEHVVITSVDRDDLADGGAQHFADVIHAIRARSPKTTIEILTPDFLRKPGALEIVVAAKPDVFNHNLETVPSKYLKVRPGARYFHSIRLLQQVKELDRTIFTKSGIMVGLGEERNEVLQLMDDLRSADVDFMTIGQYLQPTKKHHQVIRFVTPDEFKAYETTAYAKGFLLVSSTPLTRSSHHAGEDFAKLKAARLTKLG, encoded by the coding sequence ATGGCCGTCGTTCTCGACCTCCTCAACAAGGATCAGCGTCCTCGCCATCCGGAAAAGGCGCACCGGCCGGACCAGCCCGTTCAGCAGCGCAAGCCTGAATGGATCCGCGTGAAGGCGCCCGGATCGCCCAAATGGGCCGAGACCAACCGGATCGTGCGCGAGAACAAGCTCGTGACCGTCTGCGAGGAGGCGGGCTGCCCCAACATCGGCGAGTGCTGGGAAAAGAAGCACGCCACCTTCATGATCATGGGCGATACCTGCACCCGGGCCTGCGCCTTCTGCAACGTGAAGACGGGAATGCCGCAGGCGCTCGACCCGAATGAGCCAGAAAGCGTGGCGAAGGCGGTCGAGAAGCTCGGCCTGGAGCACGTGGTCATCACCTCGGTGGACCGGGACGACCTGGCCGACGGCGGGGCGCAGCACTTCGCCGACGTGATCCACGCCATCCGGGCGCGCTCGCCGAAGACCACCATCGAGATCCTGACGCCCGATTTCCTGCGCAAGCCCGGCGCGCTCGAGATCGTGGTCGCGGCCAAGCCCGACGTGTTCAACCACAATCTCGAAACCGTTCCGTCCAAGTACCTGAAGGTCCGCCCCGGCGCGCGCTATTTCCATTCCATCCGCCTGCTGCAGCAGGTGAAGGAGCTGGATCGGACCATCTTCACCAAGTCCGGCATCATGGTCGGCCTGGGCGAGGAGCGGAACGAGGTCCTGCAACTTATGGACGACCTGCGCTCGGCGGATGTGGATTTCATGACCATCGGCCAGTACCTCCAGCCGACGAAGAAGCACCATCAGGTGATCCGCTTCGTGACGCCGGACGAGTTCAAGGCCTATGAAACCACCGCCTATGCCAAGGGTTTCCTCCTCGTCTCCTCGACCCCACTGACGCGGTCCTCGCATCACGCCGGCGAGGATTTTGCCAAGCTGAAGGCGGCTCGTCTGACGAAGCTCGGCTAG
- a CDS encoding 3-carboxy-cis,cis-muconate cycloisomerase, giving the protein MTQTPPHPILQALVGDGEVGAFFSDEAELAAMLRVETALAEAEAKVGLIDEGAAKRIAEVSRTFQADWSRLAEGLARDGVIVPDFVRQLRAAVGEPHARSVHVGATSQDIIDTSLVLRLRSVVEILGQRLATLIHNLDGLKRRDGATRVMAHTRMQQALPFSAADKIDTWLQPLERHREQLQDLAPRLLVVQLGGPIGTRGELKGQGDAVADAMAEILELGLAPSWHSQRDRIGEFGAFLSLLTGTLGKIGQDIALMAQNEVGEVRLATGGGSSAMPHKSNPVPAEVLVTLARFNAGMLGTLHQALVHEGERSGAAWTLEWMVLPQMVVAAASALSKAQGLVATMGFASSMSTEA; this is encoded by the coding sequence ATGACACAGACGCCCCCGCATCCCATCCTGCAGGCCCTCGTCGGCGACGGGGAGGTGGGGGCGTTCTTCTCCGACGAGGCGGAACTTGCCGCCATGCTGCGTGTCGAGACCGCCCTGGCCGAAGCCGAGGCGAAGGTCGGGCTGATCGACGAGGGGGCTGCGAAGCGCATCGCCGAAGTCAGTCGCACCTTCCAGGCGGATTGGTCCAGGCTCGCTGAAGGATTGGCCCGCGACGGCGTGATCGTCCCGGATTTCGTCAGGCAGCTGCGGGCCGCCGTCGGTGAACCTCATGCCCGATCGGTTCATGTGGGAGCGACCAGCCAGGACATCATCGACACATCCCTGGTTCTGCGCCTCAGGAGCGTCGTCGAGATTCTCGGGCAGCGCCTCGCTACGCTGATCCATAATCTCGATGGGTTGAAGCGCCGGGACGGCGCGACGCGCGTTATGGCGCATACCCGGATGCAGCAGGCGCTCCCGTTCAGCGCGGCCGATAAGATCGATACGTGGCTCCAGCCGCTGGAGCGGCACCGGGAGCAACTGCAGGACCTCGCACCGCGCCTGCTCGTCGTCCAGCTCGGCGGCCCCATCGGCACCCGGGGCGAGCTGAAGGGGCAGGGCGACGCCGTGGCGGATGCCATGGCCGAGATCCTGGAGCTTGGTCTTGCCCCCTCCTGGCATTCCCAGCGCGACAGGATCGGCGAGTTCGGCGCCTTCCTGTCTCTCCTCACCGGAACGCTGGGCAAGATCGGTCAGGACATTGCCCTGATGGCCCAGAACGAGGTTGGCGAGGTGCGGCTTGCAACGGGCGGCGGCTCGTCCGCCATGCCGCACAAATCGAACCCTGTCCCGGCCGAGGTGTTGGTGACGCTTGCGCGCTTCAATGCCGGAATGCTCGGGACACTGCACCAGGCCCTGGTGCATGAGGGCGAGCGTTCGGGAGCGGCCTGGACCTTGGAATGGATGGTTCTGCCGCAGATGGTTGTCGCCGCCGCCTCGGCCCTGAGCAAGGCTCAGGGCCTTGTTGCGACCATGGGCTTCGCATCTTCGATGTCGACGGAAGCGTAG
- the pcaF gene encoding 3-oxoadipyl-CoA thiolase has translation MREAFICAYVRTPIGRYGGSLSGVRADDLAAVPLKALRERLPNLDFEAVDDVIYGCANQAGEDNRNVARMAVLLAGLPGSIPGTTMNRLCGSGMDAVIAAARAIKAGEAEIMIAGGGESMSRAPLVMPKAETAFSRNAEIYDTTIGWRFINPVIKSQYGVDSMPETGENVAADFNVSREDQDAFALRSQKKAAAAQANGRLAQEIVPVTILKRKGDPVIVDKDEHPRGDATLEQLAKLPTPFRKDGTVTAGNASGVNDGSAALIVASEEAVRKFGLEPIARVAGGAAAGVAPRIMGIGPAPATKKLCARLGLKPTDFDIVELNEAFASQGIAVLRDLGIPEDAEHVNPNGGAIALGHPLGMSGARITGTAALELKLRGKKRALATMCIGVGQGIAVALEAV, from the coding sequence ATGCGCGAAGCCTTTATCTGCGCCTACGTGCGCACGCCCATCGGCCGTTACGGCGGTTCTCTCTCCGGCGTCCGTGCGGACGACCTCGCGGCGGTGCCGTTGAAAGCGTTGCGGGAACGCCTCCCGAACCTCGACTTCGAGGCCGTCGACGACGTGATCTATGGCTGCGCCAACCAGGCCGGCGAGGACAACCGCAACGTGGCCCGCATGGCCGTGCTGCTGGCGGGATTGCCCGGCTCGATTCCCGGAACCACCATGAACCGCCTCTGCGGTTCGGGCATGGATGCGGTCATCGCGGCGGCTCGCGCCATCAAGGCAGGCGAAGCGGAGATCATGATCGCGGGCGGCGGCGAATCCATGTCGCGCGCGCCCCTCGTGATGCCGAAGGCCGAGACGGCCTTCTCGCGCAACGCAGAGATCTACGACACCACCATCGGCTGGCGCTTCATCAATCCGGTGATCAAGAGCCAGTACGGCGTCGATTCCATGCCGGAGACCGGCGAGAACGTGGCGGCGGATTTCAACGTCTCGCGCGAAGATCAGGACGCGTTTGCGCTGCGCTCCCAGAAGAAGGCCGCAGCGGCGCAGGCCAATGGGCGTTTGGCGCAGGAGATCGTGCCGGTCACGATCCTGAAGCGAAAGGGCGACCCGGTGATTGTCGACAAGGACGAGCACCCGCGTGGCGACGCTACCCTGGAGCAACTCGCCAAGTTGCCGACGCCTTTCCGCAAGGACGGAACGGTGACGGCCGGCAATGCCTCCGGCGTCAATGACGGCTCGGCCGCATTGATCGTGGCGTCCGAGGAGGCCGTCCGGAAGTTCGGCCTCGAACCGATCGCCCGCGTGGCCGGCGGAGCCGCCGCAGGCGTTGCGCCTCGCATCATGGGCATCGGGCCGGCGCCGGCGACAAAGAAGCTCTGCGCCCGCCTCGGCCTCAAGCCGACAGATTTCGACATCGTGGAGCTGAACGAGGCTTTCGCCAGCCAGGGCATCGCGGTGCTGCGCGATCTCGGCATCCCTGAGGATGCGGAGCATGTGAACCCGAACGGCGGAGCCATCGCGCTCGGCCATCCGCTCGGCATGTCCGGCGCGCGCATCACCGGCACGGCGGCGCTCGAGCTGAAGCTCAGGGGTAAGAAGCGAGCGCTCGCCACCATGTGCATCGGCGTAGGGCAGGGCATCGCCGTCGCCCTCGAAGCCGTGTGA
- a CDS encoding CoA-transferase subunit beta: MTSVSDFTPTEMMTIAAARALSNDDVCFVGIGAPSAACNVARLTHAPDITLIYESGTIGTAPNVLPLSIGDGELCETAVTTVSVPEMFRYWLQGGRISIGFLGAAQLDRFGNINTTVIGDYHKPKVRLPGGGGAPEIASSCKEVFITMKQATRGMVEKIDFYTSFGHGEGGNHRERLGIKTKGPTLLITDLAIWKPDPETKEFTVVSMHRGVTRDKVQETCGWKVRFSDYLEETPPPSELELTTLRELQARTEKAHGGKKGH; encoded by the coding sequence ATGACCAGTGTTTCCGATTTCACGCCCACCGAGATGATGACCATCGCGGCGGCCCGCGCCCTGTCCAACGACGATGTGTGCTTCGTGGGCATCGGGGCTCCCTCGGCGGCCTGCAACGTGGCCCGGCTGACCCATGCGCCCGACATCACCCTGATCTATGAGAGCGGCACCATCGGCACGGCGCCGAACGTGCTTCCGCTCTCCATCGGCGACGGCGAGCTGTGCGAGACGGCGGTCACCACCGTGTCCGTGCCGGAGATGTTCCGCTATTGGCTTCAGGGCGGGCGCATTTCCATCGGCTTCCTCGGAGCGGCCCAGCTCGACCGTTTCGGCAACATCAACACCACGGTCATCGGCGACTATCACAAGCCCAAGGTGCGCCTGCCCGGCGGCGGTGGCGCGCCCGAAATCGCCAGCTCCTGCAAGGAAGTTTTCATCACCATGAAGCAGGCGACCCGCGGCATGGTGGAAAAGATCGACTTCTACACCTCCTTCGGCCATGGCGAAGGCGGGAACCACCGCGAGCGTCTCGGCATCAAGACCAAGGGGCCGACACTCCTGATCACGGATCTGGCGATCTGGAAGCCGGATCCCGAGACAAAGGAATTCACCGTTGTGTCGATGCATCGCGGCGTCACTCGCGATAAGGTGCAGGAAACCTGCGGCTGGAAGGTGCGATTCTCGGATTATCTGGAGGAGACGCCTCCGCCATCCGAACTCGAACTCACCACCCTGCGCGAGCTTCAGGCCAGGACCGAGAAAGCTCACGGCGGCAAGAAGGGACATTGA
- a CDS encoding CoA transferase subunit A codes for MAKFQSLKEAVAENLHDGDTVAFEGFTHLIPHAAAHEVIRQGIRDLTLIRMTPDIIYDQMIGMGLVKKIIFSYAGNPGVGLLRRMRDAIENGWPRSIETVEHSHAAMANAYEAGAAGLPCAVFRGYLGAGLKDVNPAIKSITCPFTGEELAAVPAHRPDVAVIHAQKASRRGDVLVEGIVGVQKEAVLASRRSVVTVEEIVEDFDDLHPNLCVLPHWTVTSIVQVPGGAHPSYTHGYYERDNASYLEWDRISADRDLFTAWMNENVLGRGPEVFAERVKGLQE; via the coding sequence ATGGCCAAGTTTCAAAGCCTCAAGGAGGCCGTTGCCGAGAACCTGCATGACGGCGATACGGTCGCCTTCGAGGGGTTCACCCACCTCATTCCCCATGCGGCCGCCCATGAGGTGATCCGACAAGGGATCAGGGATCTCACGCTGATCCGCATGACCCCGGACATCATTTACGATCAGATGATCGGTATGGGCCTCGTGAAGAAGATCATCTTCTCCTACGCGGGCAATCCCGGCGTCGGACTCCTGCGCCGCATGCGCGACGCCATCGAGAACGGCTGGCCCCGATCCATCGAGACGGTGGAGCACAGCCACGCGGCCATGGCCAATGCCTATGAGGCGGGAGCCGCGGGACTGCCCTGCGCCGTGTTCCGAGGCTATCTCGGGGCAGGCCTGAAGGACGTGAACCCGGCGATCAAGAGCATCACCTGCCCGTTCACGGGCGAGGAGCTCGCGGCGGTGCCGGCCCATCGTCCGGATGTGGCGGTGATCCACGCGCAGAAGGCAAGCCGGCGCGGTGACGTTCTGGTGGAAGGCATCGTCGGCGTGCAGAAGGAGGCGGTCCTGGCATCCAGGCGCTCGGTGGTGACGGTCGAGGAGATCGTGGAGGATTTCGACGACCTGCATCCGAACCTCTGCGTGCTGCCGCACTGGACCGTGACTTCCATCGTGCAGGTCCCGGGCGGGGCGCACCCATCCTACACCCATGGGTATTACGAGCGCGACAACGCCTCCTATTTGGAATGGGACAGGATCTCCGCCGACCGTGACCTATTCACGGCCTGGATGAATGAGAACGTGCTCGGTCGAGGCCCAGAGGTGTTCGCCGAGCGCGTGAAGGGATTGCAAGAATGA
- the pcaG gene encoding protocatechuate 3,4-dioxygenase subunit alpha encodes MFQKPTTLKESPSQTAGPYVHIGATPNWVEITGVWEEDLGLVIVGPETKGERIIVKGRIFDGSGNAIKDALVESWQADAAGLYNSREEMRGQADPNFAGWGRQPTDATTGEYRFETIKPGRVPYRDGRPMAPHITFWIVARGINIGLHTRMYFGDEEAANAECPVLARIEHKFRVPTLIASRSEENGMPTYTFDIHLQGEKETVFFDI; translated from the coding sequence ATGTTCCAGAAGCCGACGACACTCAAGGAATCGCCCTCCCAGACCGCCGGGCCCTACGTCCATATCGGCGCTACGCCGAATTGGGTCGAGATCACCGGCGTGTGGGAGGAGGATCTCGGCCTCGTCATCGTCGGGCCTGAGACCAAGGGCGAGCGGATTATCGTCAAGGGCCGCATCTTCGACGGCAGCGGAAACGCGATCAAGGATGCGCTCGTCGAGAGCTGGCAGGCCGACGCGGCAGGCCTCTACAATAGCCGCGAGGAGATGCGCGGGCAAGCCGATCCGAACTTCGCCGGATGGGGCCGTCAGCCGACGGACGCCACGACGGGCGAGTATCGCTTCGAGACCATCAAGCCGGGCCGTGTTCCCTACAGGGACGGCCGTCCGATGGCGCCGCACATCACGTTCTGGATCGTGGCGCGCGGCATCAATATCGGCCTGCACACGCGGATGTATTTCGGCGACGAGGAAGCCGCCAACGCGGAATGTCCGGTTCTAGCGCGGATCGAGCACAAGTTCCGGGTTCCGACCCTCATCGCCTCGCGCAGCGAGGAGAACGGGATGCCGACCTACACCTTCGACATTCACCTGCAGGGTGAGAAGGAAACCGTGTTCTTCGATATCTGA